Genomic window (Cystobacter fuscus DSM 2262):
AGCCTTCCCGCGGACGCGCCGAGCGTCCCCGCGAATCCGAGCACCACCACCTGCGCCACGCAGATGGACAACCCGTTGCCGTCGAAGCGCCCGAAGAACCACAGCACCAGCGCCCCGGAGACGAGCGCCAGCGCGTAGGTGATGACCGTGCCCGCCAGCACGTCCCACAGGTGACCCCGCCTCGTGAAGCGGCTCGCCCCCGTGAAGTCGAGCTGGTACAGGATGAGCCCTCCGAGCAGCAGCGACAGCAGCGCCGTCCCCAACTGCCGCAACGGTGTCAGCTCCACGGCGATCATCACGATCTCCTCGGTGGGCGCCACGTTGGCCGCGAAGAGCACCGCTCCGCAGAAGCCGATGACGAGCTGTCCGGGCACGTGATCGGCCGCGTCGCGTTTGCTCGCGTCGTCCCCTTGCTTGCCGCCCTCGCCTCCGCTCCCACCTCCGAACTGCGCGCTGCCCACCGAGATCCCGATGGCCACGGAGCCCGCTTCCACCGTCACCATTCCCACCACCTCCGGCCACGAGCTGTTCGCGGTGAGGCGGCCAATCAGGAAGAGCACCGCCGTGGACACCAGCAGCCCGAGCCCCAGCTCCTCCACCGAGTCCGTGAACACCTCGCTCCAGTTCACGTCCCGCCGGAAGCCGCCATAGCGGTTGTAGCCGAGCAGCAGCACGAAGGTGCCCAGCAGGTAGAGCAGCAGGTGCGCGGGCCGGGTGATGAAGCCCGCCCACCACACCTCCATCGTGTAGAGCAGCGGCAGGCTGAAGAGCAGCCCGCCCGCGATGCCCCGGCCGTACTCGCGCAGGGACTCCATCACCGGGCGGCGGCGCCTCTCCGGCGAGGCGTTTCCCTCGGGCTCGTGCCGCGCGTCATTCATGGCGCCGCCCAATGTATCCAGCCCCGTACGGGGGGACAGTTCCCGGAAGGCACGCCGCGGTGGGTCATGAGCCCCTGGACTCGCCGCCATGGGCTCCTTCCCGTCTCCCCTCCGCGAGCCCCTTCTCCTCCCACCCGCCACGCCCTACCTTCCCTCCACGCATCTGGGCGTCGTGGATCATTTCCTCGGTGGGGGGCGTGGAGGACTCTGACGGGCATTGGTGCGCGAGGGAATGAACCGTGAACTACCACCTCCGCACCCAGGCCGAACTCGACGCCTCGCTCGACCAGGTACTCGCCGCCGCTCCCCATGACGTCACCCGGAGTGACTCCTGGTTGCTCGTCTATGGCTCCATGCTCGAGGAGCCGCCGTTCTCGCCCGAGGATCGGCGGCCCGCGACCCTCGAGGGCTGGGAGCGCGTCTTCTGCCTCGCCGACCCGAAGATGCGCGGCACCGGGCGGCGTCCCGGGCTCTGTCTGGGACTCGTCCGGGGGCACCGCTGCCGCGGACTGGCCTACCGGCTCGCCGCGCGCACCGTGCGCGAGGATCTACGGCGCGTCTGGGAACGCGAGATGCTGTTGCCCTTCTACGTGCCCTGTTGGCTCGAGGCCCGGACGCCGCGAGGCCTCATCACCGCGCTGACGTTCTGTACCGATCCCGACAGCCCATTGTACGAGCCGTCCCTGAGCGAGCCGGCGATGATCGAGCGACTCGCCCGGTGCGAGGGCGAGAACGGCTCCAATGCCGAGTACCTCGACGAGACCGTGCGACAGCTCGCCGAGGTGGGCCTTCCCGACACGGGCCTGGACCACCTCGCCGAGCGCGTTCGTGCCGTGCGCGCCGCCCGCCTCGAACTCAGGTAGGGCGGCGCTCTTGCGTGCCTATCCCATCGCGGACGTCAGCCGGTGGCCCGCGGACGCGACGAGCGCGTCCTCGATGAAGCCCGCGATGATGTTGGGGATGCGCAGCTTGCGGGTCGCGAACTCACGCACCGCGTAGAGCGCGCACGAGGAGGCCAACGCGGCCACCGCGCCCACCACGGCGAAGCCCAGTACGGACCGCTCCTTCTGCCGTGCCACGGCCGCTCCCACCAGGGCCCCGGAGGCCAGCCGCATGAGGAGCACCGGCGGCACGAGGCGCGAGGGCATCCCTGGCAGCTTGTCCAGCACCAGCTCGCCCAGCGCGAGCACCGGCAGGACGCGCGCCGTCGTCGACGACGCGAGGAACTGCTCCACGGGACTCGCCTTCGCGCTCGCTCCCTCTTCGGCCAGGTGTTGGCTCAGGAAGGTCGGAGCACTCAGCGCCCTCATCCCCGCCATCGCCCCCATCCCCGCCGCGGTCATCATGTCGCTTCGATTCATGTGTCCACCCCTCGTGGCTGAGACCACTTCGCCTGTCAGCGAGGATGGGGATGCCAACGAGGAGCGACCATTCCCCACACAGGGGTTGCCTGCTCGGCTGCCGCTCCCCGCGCGTCAGGGCTGGAGGGAGGTCGGGGGGGGATCCGGCTTCCTCACGGGGATGTAGCACTTGCCCTGGTACTCGGCCGTGCTGCGCGGGCAGGGGGCCCTCTTCGTGTGTTCAATCCAGCAGCCTCCTCGGATTTCCACCTCCGTTTCCTCGAAGCATGGAGGCTTGCGCTGTTCCTTGAAGGGCTTCTCCGGCATCGGGTAGGAGGCGATGGGAAACGCGAGGTCCTGTCCGTCGGAGAAGACGACGGGGTTCTCGTTCACGGTTCGCGTTCTCGTCTCTTCGAGTGCGTGAGGCCAGAGGACGAGGGCGAGTCCCGCCACCGTCGCCGCCGCGGCCCCCGCGAGTCCCCAGCGGAGCACCTGTCGCCGGAGGCGCGAGGGCACGCGGTTGAAGTGGTCGTGCGCGTCCTTGCGTTTCTCGATGTGCGCGGTGGCGCCCGCGAGCCGGATGAGCAGCAGCGTCAAGTCGTGCAGGGAGGCGCGTCCCTGGGGGGACTGCTCGACGTGCACGGCCTGGTAGGGCGGGTGGATGGAGCCCTCGGCCCGGACGCTCCAGGCGCTTCGCGGACCTCCGTCCTCGCTCGTGCCCGGGAGCACCACCAGTACCGGGGCGCCCGTCTCGACATGGTGCGCTTCGTGGATGGAACCCTCGTCCGGGTCGGTGCCCCGGTAGCGTTTGCCCAGCCGATACGGCCCGATCCTGTCGCCCTTCTTGCCTGGGGTGCCGCTCATGTCCGTGCCTCCCGCTGTCGGAGCCTTCCTACCTGGAATGTCGGGCCCGTGTACAGACGTCGGAAGTCAGGGCGGCACGTCCCGGCCCTCGCCGAAGCCGAGCACCCACCACTTGGGGGCCTCCGCGCCGCGCTCCACCAGCGCCCCCGCCAGGTCCCACAGGGGCTCCGTCTCACCATCATCCGCGAGCCGGAAGGTCCCGTAGTGCATGGGCACGCTGTGGCGCGCGCCCAGGTCCACGCTGGCCTGCACGGCCTCGCGCGGCGAGATGTGCACCGGTGACATGAAGCCCTCGGGCTTGTAGGCCCCGATGGGCAGCACCGCCAGCCGCATCGGCCCGTAGCGCTCCCGGGCCTCGGCGAACTGCCGGCCCCAGCCCGTGTCCCCCGCGAAGTACGTCGCTCCGTGCGGCCCCCGGAAGACGTAGCCCGTCCACAGCGTGCCCCCACCGTCGGTCATGCCCCGGTTGGTGAAGTGTTGGGTGCGCGCGCTCACCAGTGTCACCTCGGGGGTGAGCGGGAACTCCTTCCACCAGTCCACCTCGGTCACATGGCGCAGACCTTCGCCCTCGAGCAACGCCCCGTTGCCCAGTCCCGCGAACAGGCGCATCGCGGGGAACTTCTCCTGGAGCCGCCGCAGCGTGGCCACGTCCATGTGGTCATAGTGGTTGTGGCTGAGCACCACCGCGTCGATGGGTGGCAGGTCCTCGAAGCGGATGCCCGGCGGACGCACGCGCTTGGGCCCCGCGAAGGACACCGGGCTGCACCGCTCGCTGTAGATGGGATCCGTGAGGATGTTGAGCCCGTCGAGCTGCAAGAGCACCGTGGCGTGGTTGATGAACGTCACGCGCAGGGCGCCGCGGCCCACGCGCTCGGGCGGAGGCGGGCCGTGCGGCACGTCGTGCCAGTCCTTCCACGGGCCGGGCCGGCGCGTCCGCATCCAGTCCATGAAGCCCATGCGCTGCTCGCGGGGCTCCAGGTTGAAGAAGCGCCGGCCATCGAAGTGGTCGCTCGGGGGGCCCTTCCAGGTGGGCGCGGCGAAGACGCAGCCTCCCGCGCCCACCGCCATCCCCAGGACGAGCACTCCGAGGCCAAGGCGCGACAGGAGACGGGTCGGGACGAGCGTGCTCATTGCTCCTTCGGGGCTCCAGGCGAGGTCAGCGCCTCCTGGGTCGACGACTGCTTTGCCTGTCGATTCAACCTCTCCTCTTCGCGGGCCTTCTGGGCGATCGCCTTGACCTGGGCTCGGGCCTTCGCTCGTCCGTGCAGCGAGGAGTCGCCCACCGTCACCACCGTGAATCCATCCACTTCGACCCGTTGGACCTTCTTCATGGCCACTTCTCCTTCACCTGTGTGCATCTTCGCATGGGCCTGTCCATCGTCCACCTCCACCTTCCGAGCGGAGTCCTCTCATCTAGATGGGGGCGTATTTCAAGACCTCGGCGAAGGTGTTGCGGAGCAATGTCTCCAGTTGCTCGTAGTCCTCGGTGTCGAGCCCTGCCCAAAAGGGTTTGAGTCGATTCGATGTGAGGTAGACGACCCCGATGGGGACCCAGTTGACCGAGTCATGGATGGGCACACAGACCATGGAGGAGAAGATCTGATCGTGCGTCCATGACTCCAGCATGGATGCCGTGAAGTTGGCATGCAGCCGGGGGTCCCCGGACGCTTCGAGCGTCGTGGCTCTCGACGTTGAGCACGTGCATCTGCCAGGACGCCCAGAAGTCTTCCTGGTGCCGCCGCACGAAGTTGCGCGCCAGCCGCTCCATGAGTTCCGCACCGGGCGAGGGCGGATTGTTCGACAGCAGCGCGTAGACGCGGGCCACGGGCTGGTGGCGTTGGGCTCTCTTCACGCGCTCCAGCAACAACCCACGCAGCCGGGGATCGGCCAGGCTCAAACCCACCATCAACACCGTCTTCTTCTCCTCCGTGAAGAGATCGTCGAGTTTGCGGCTCGCCCAGTCTCCCCGCGCCTCGTGGTAGTCCTTCTCCGAGAGGACCACCGTGCCCGACGATGTCTTCCCCGGAGCCGGGGGGAGGTAGCCGTGAAGGTGCACGACGTGTGGCTCCGCGGGCCGCTCCCCGGTCACGATGACCTCGGGTGCCTTTCCCAGCAGGCGCTCCGCCGCGCGCTCCAGCAGATCATCGAAGTTGAAGGTGTAGAGGCCGTGCAGCCGCCTCCTGGGCGTGTCCATCGAGGTGGCCAGGATGGCGGCCAGTTCCAGGTGGATGCTGCTCACGTCCTTGGGGACGCCCCGGTACAGCGCGTCGCGGAGCATGTCGAGGTAGCGCTCCGCGGGCAGCTTGTCGCGCACGACGTCCACCACGGCTTCCCGCCCGAAGTTGTCCACGAAGATCCGGGCGGCCACATCGAGGTCGCCAGATTGGAACTCGAGGTCGCTGTGCTCCTGGGCCAGGAAGGAACTCAGCAGCCGGCGGTTCAGCTCGTTCCAGGACGGCAATCCCGACGCGATGGACGCGCCCGCGCCCACGAGGAACTCCAAGGAGCCCTCCTGGAAGCTCCGCTGGAGGTTGGCAACGAAATCACCCGCCGACAGACTGCTCATGCTCATGGAGCCCCTCTTTCCCCGTACCCGCCGTTGTTCCCCACGCGCACTACCTTACGAACAACGTCTGACACATCTACCGGAAAAGTCACCAGGGAAGGTGCGCCGCGTCATCGGTGCCTCGTGCTCCCACGGCGGGGGAACGGGCAGGCGCCCGCCGTTCATTCAGGTACAATCACTTCACCTGGCCAGCAGGAGTGGGCTTCAGCCACTTGTACACACTGGGGCCGGATCTTCCGTGCGCGACGCTCCGGCCGTACCCACGGACAACAGACGGTGGGCGGGCATGGGCCCACCTTGGAGCTGACTTGGAGCCGACATGACCCCGGAGAGAGAACTCACGCTGATGTTGGCGCCGGCCTCCGTGGCCACGGCGTCCGGAGAGCCCCGATTTGGCACCTACCAGGGCGAACTGCCCGAGGTGGATTTGCAGAAGCTCAGCGGCCGGTGGGCCCCGTCGGCGGCGAAGGATCGCCTGCTCAAGCGCAAGCGCTGGCACTACACCCTGGCGGCCACGCGCGAGGTGCTGGCGCTCTTCGCGGTGGTGGACGTGGGCTACTCGGCCAATGCCTTCGCGGTGGCGTTGGACTTGAAGGAGCGGCGGGTGCTCTGCGACGTGAGCTTCCTGGGGGCACCGGGTCCGCTGGCCGAGGTGGGCAACCGGCCCGGGGCGGGGCTGTCCGTGTCGTTCCGCACGCTGGGCGGGAGGATGACGGCGCAGCGCGGCGCGGAGGACGAGCGCTACCGGCTGCGCGTGGACGTGAGCCGCTTGCGCACCGGCAGCCTCCAGACCTTCCAGTGGGATGGGAGCCTGTTGGTGGCCGGGGGGGCTCCGGCGCTGTCGGTGATCGCCCCCGTGGAGGGGGACGGCTTCGTCAATGTCACCCAGAAGCGCGGCGGGATGCTGGCCTTCGGCACGATCGAGGCGGGGGGCAAGCGCTTCCAACTCGACGGGGGCGTGGGGGGCACGGACTACACCCAGGGCTACCTCGCGCGGCACACCGCGTGGCGCTGGGCCTTCCTGGCGGGACGGCTCGCGGATGGCACCCCCGTGGGCCTCAACCTCGTCGATGGCTTCAACGTGAGCTCCCACACCAACGAGAACGCCTTGTGGCTCGGCAACCGGCTCATCCCCCTGGGCCGCGCCAGCTTCGAGTACGACCGTCAGGAGTTGATGAAGCCCTGGCGGTTGCGCACGGACGACGGGGTGGTGGACCTGAGCTTCCAACCCCTGCACGTGCACCGCGAGGACCATGACTTCAAGGTGGTGGTGAGCCACTTCGCCCAGCCCCTGGGGCTCTTCGAGGGCACGGTGCGCGTGGACGGCCACACGCATGTGCTGTCCGCGGTGCCCGGCGTCACCGAGGACCAGGACATGCTCTGGTGAACAGCCCCGGCGGGAGGGGGTGGCTGCGGTGGGAGTGGGAGTGGCCTATGCTCGGGTTGCGCTCGGGGGCTTCATGCGTTGCTCGAAATGCGGTCACGTCATTGACGATGCGTCGTTGGACTACTGCGCCGAGTGTGGCGAGCCCCTGAACGTCCAGGCGGACGAGGACGACGAGCGGACCGAGGTCTCCCAGTCGCGCTACGCCGCCGAGGACGAGGCGACCGCCGTCACCGACACCGAGGACGACAATCCGGATGGCGCCGAGCCGGATTACGAGGAGCGGGACCGGCCCGCTCCCGCGGACTCCTGGGGGGACTGGTTCTCCCAGGCCGCGGGCGCGCTGTTCGTCGCCGTGACGCAGGTGGGCGGCACGTTCCAGGGGCTGCTGGATGATCCCCGCTTCCGGGCGCGCCTGCCGGGCGGCTCGCTGACGTTGGTGGGCGTGGGGCTCGTGGGGGTGGGGCTGGTGCTCTCCGTGGCGCCTCCCATCCCGGGCATTGGCCTGATGGGCTCGGGGGTGGTGCTCCTGTGGGGAGCGCTCGCGGCGGTGAACGAGTGGCGCCAGGTGCACGAGGCGCCCGAGTACCCGGGTCGGCCCGTGCCGCCCCTGCCTCCGGCGCTCGCGAACCTGCCCCGGGAGATGGAGCATCCGGCGGTTGGCCAGACGTTCGCGTTGCTCGTCTGCGCGTATGCCTTGTTGATGCTGGGCTACGGGCCCATTTCGTGGGTGTGGATGCTCGCCGCGGGGCTGCTCGGCTACGACCAGGGCCGGAGGTACTTCGTCCCTCCCGAGGACGGCTTGCCCGAGGGGGAGCCGGGGTCCGCGTCGCACCCGTGGGTGTTGGCGGGCGTGGTGCTGTGCAGCGTCTCGCTCCTGCTGCCGTGGACGCCGGCGAGTACGTGGGCGTCGGGCACGCGGGGTGGAGAGTTGCCGCTGGTGGCGCTCACCCAGTTCACGTTGCTGTTCCTCGCGTGCTCGGCGGTGAAGCACCGGGGGCTCGGGGGGATGCACCCGCTCTTCCTCACCCTCATGTCCGTGTGGCTCATGCTGTGGTTCTTCTTGATGAAGAACTCCCACAGCCCGGGCCCGTGGGTCTTCCTGCCGGGCGTGCTGACGCTCGTCATCGTCGTCGCGCGCCACCTCATTCCGCAACGCACCCCGGAGGCGAAGGAGTCGGCCTCGGACCTGGATCTCCAGGGCTGAGCCCTGCGTCCCTGAACCGTTCCGCACGAAAGAGAAGAGCGCCTCGTGAAGCCGGGGCCTCACGGGGCGCTCGGGGAAGCATCAGGAAAGACTGCCTGTCACTTCTGGTTCTGGAGCCAGGCGCGCACCTCGGGCAGGGCGCGCTCGCGCAGCATCACGTCCTGCTCCAGCTTCTCGATCGTCTGGCTCATGGCCTGCTTCGCCTCCTCCACCGGGTGCGCCATCAGGAGCTTGCGCACCTCGTCGAGCTGCTTGCGCTCGCGCAGCGCGCCCAGCGACTCCACCACCCGCCGCAGCAGCATGGGCGCCGCTCCCGTGCGCGCCAGCACGTCCTTCCAGCGCTTCTGCTTCTCCGCCCACCACGCGTCGCGGCCCGTGCGGTTGGCCATCAGCCCCGTGAGGAAGCTCGCCACGTCCTGCATCTTCACCTTCTCGCCGAAGAAGAGCTGCTGCGCGGCGGCCGCCAGTTGCGGATCCTCGAAGGAGGTGATGGCCATGAGGTAGCGCCGCTGCGTCGCCGGATCCGGCTCCACCGGCATCTTCTCGAGCAGCTTCTCGTACAGCGCCTTGTCGCCCTCTCGCGCCACCATGCTCAC
Coding sequences:
- a CDS encoding TIGR02587 family membrane protein; this encodes MNDARHEPEGNASPERRRRPVMESLREYGRGIAGGLLFSLPLLYTMEVWWAGFITRPAHLLLYLLGTFVLLLGYNRYGGFRRDVNWSEVFTDSVEELGLGLLVSTAVLFLIGRLTANSSWPEVVGMVTVEAGSVAIGISVGSAQFGGGSGGEGGKQGDDASKRDAADHVPGQLVIGFCGAVLFAANVAPTEEIVMIAVELTPLRQLGTALLSLLLGGLILYQLDFTGASRFTRRGHLWDVLAGTVITYALALVSGALVLWFFGRFDGNGLSICVAQVVVLGFAGTLGASAGRLLIQS
- a CDS encoding gamma-glutamylcyclotransferase; translated protein: MNYHLRTQAELDASLDQVLAAAPHDVTRSDSWLLVYGSMLEEPPFSPEDRRPATLEGWERVFCLADPKMRGTGRRPGLCLGLVRGHRCRGLAYRLAARTVREDLRRVWEREMLLPFYVPCWLEARTPRGLITALTFCTDPDSPLYEPSLSEPAMIERLARCEGENGSNAEYLDETVRQLAEVGLPDTGLDHLAERVRAVRAARLELR
- a CDS encoding DUF4126 family protein, whose translation is MNRSDMMTAAGMGAMAGMRALSAPTFLSQHLAEEGASAKASPVEQFLASSTTARVLPVLALGELVLDKLPGMPSRLVPPVLLMRLASGALVGAAVARQKERSVLGFAVVGAVAALASSCALYAVREFATRKLRIPNIIAGFIEDALVASAGHRLTSAMG
- a CDS encoding MBL fold metallo-hydrolase; this encodes MSTLVPTRLLSRLGLGVLVLGMAVGAGGCVFAAPTWKGPPSDHFDGRRFFNLEPREQRMGFMDWMRTRRPGPWKDWHDVPHGPPPPERVGRGALRVTFINHATVLLQLDGLNILTDPIYSERCSPVSFAGPKRVRPPGIRFEDLPPIDAVVLSHNHYDHMDVATLRRLQEKFPAMRLFAGLGNGALLEGEGLRHVTEVDWWKEFPLTPEVTLVSARTQHFTNRGMTDGGGTLWTGYVFRGPHGATYFAGDTGWGRQFAEARERYGPMRLAVLPIGAYKPEGFMSPVHISPREAVQASVDLGARHSVPMHYGTFRLADDGETEPLWDLAGALVERGAEAPKWWVLGFGEGRDVPP
- a CDS encoding SIR2 family protein, giving the protein MSMSSLSAGDFVANLQRSFQEGSLEFLVGAGASIASGLPSWNELNRRLLSSFLAQEHSDLEFQSGDLDVAARIFVDNFGREAVVDVVRDKLPAERYLDMLRDALYRGVPKDVSSIHLELAAILATSMDTPRRRLHGLYTFNFDDLLERAAERLLGKAPEVIVTGERPAEPHVVHLHGYLPPAPGKTSSGTVVLSEKDYHEARGDWASRKLDDLFTEEKKTVLMVGLSLADPRLRGLLLERVKRAQRHQPVARVYALLSNNPPSPGAELMERLARNFVRRHQEDFWASWQMHVLNVESHDARSVRGPPAACQLHGIHAGVMDARSDLLLHGLCAHP
- a CDS encoding DUF2804 domain-containing protein produces the protein MTPERELTLMLAPASVATASGEPRFGTYQGELPEVDLQKLSGRWAPSAAKDRLLKRKRWHYTLAATREVLALFAVVDVGYSANAFAVALDLKERRVLCDVSFLGAPGPLAEVGNRPGAGLSVSFRTLGGRMTAQRGAEDERYRLRVDVSRLRTGSLQTFQWDGSLLVAGGAPALSVIAPVEGDGFVNVTQKRGGMLAFGTIEAGGKRFQLDGGVGGTDYTQGYLARHTAWRWAFLAGRLADGTPVGLNLVDGFNVSSHTNENALWLGNRLIPLGRASFEYDRQELMKPWRLRTDDGVVDLSFQPLHVHREDHDFKVVVSHFAQPLGLFEGTVRVDGHTHVLSAVPGVTEDQDMLW
- a CDS encoding zinc ribbon domain-containing protein, with the translated sequence MRCSKCGHVIDDASLDYCAECGEPLNVQADEDDERTEVSQSRYAAEDEATAVTDTEDDNPDGAEPDYEERDRPAPADSWGDWFSQAAGALFVAVTQVGGTFQGLLDDPRFRARLPGGSLTLVGVGLVGVGLVLSVAPPIPGIGLMGSGVVLLWGALAAVNEWRQVHEAPEYPGRPVPPLPPALANLPREMEHPAVGQTFALLVCAYALLMLGYGPISWVWMLAAGLLGYDQGRRYFVPPEDGLPEGEPGSASHPWVLAGVVLCSVSLLLPWTPASTWASGTRGGELPLVALTQFTLLFLACSAVKHRGLGGMHPLFLTLMSVWLMLWFFLMKNSHSPGPWVFLPGVLTLVIVVARHLIPQRTPEAKESASDLDLQG